The Syntrophorhabdales bacterium genome includes a window with the following:
- a CDS encoding arsenosugar biosynthesis-associated peroxidase-like protein → MGEYYEKKDLEDFGNIGEYAPDLGKKYFDYYGETMKAGALSEREKALIALAVATTQTCPYCIDAYTNQCLTLGISREEMMEAVHVGAAMTAGIVLAHSTQMRKIIQQKEM, encoded by the coding sequence ATGGGAGAATACTATGAGAAAAAGGATCTTGAAGATTTCGGCAATATAGGAGAGTACGCACCTGATCTGGGAAAGAAGTACTTCGATTATTACGGTGAGACCATGAAAGCGGGTGCCCTGAGCGAACGGGAAAAGGCGCTCATTGCGCTCGCCGTTGCTACGACACAGACCTGTCCCTACTGCATTGACGCGTACACCAACCAGTGCCTGACGCTCGGTATATCGAGGGAGGAGATGATGGAGGCGGTACATGTCGGAGCGGCAATGACCGCGGGGATTGTGCTGGCCCATTCGACACAGATGAGAAAGATCATACAGCAGAAGGAGATGTAG
- the arsS gene encoding arsenosugar biosynthesis radical SAM (seleno)protein ArsS (Some members of this family are selenoproteins.), with protein sequence MLASVVVPSFGEKSGAPLKATSVDILQINLGYRCTLECRHCHVEAGPRRSETMSRDVLEQCLVVLKNNLIPTVDVTGGSPELHPDVCWLLDECGALQRRIIIRSNGVLLCDGEREGLLELCARNRVEIVLSLPHVTPRMTDRQRGEGVFAKVIGAMKRLNALGYGEPGSSLLLDIVHNPTGAYLPGSQASLESLYRQSLRERYGVSFTRLFCITNMPVGRYLDYLVRTDNYNEYMSSLIKAFNVAALERVMCKSTLSVGWDGSLYDCDFNQVLGLTVNHGAPPHISSFDMSLLASRRIVVGDHCYGCTAGSGSSCQGQTA encoded by the coding sequence GTGTTGGCATCCGTTGTCGTGCCCTCCTTCGGAGAAAAGTCCGGGGCGCCTCTCAAGGCGACAAGCGTTGACATTCTTCAGATCAATCTTGGCTACCGGTGCACGCTTGAGTGCAGGCACTGTCATGTGGAAGCGGGCCCGCGGAGATCTGAGACTATGTCCCGGGATGTGCTGGAGCAGTGCCTGGTTGTCCTGAAAAATAATTTGATACCGACGGTCGACGTGACCGGTGGCAGTCCCGAGTTGCACCCGGATGTATGCTGGCTCCTAGACGAGTGCGGTGCGTTGCAGCGGCGCATCATCATACGGAGCAATGGTGTGCTTCTTTGCGACGGAGAGCGGGAAGGCCTTCTGGAGCTCTGCGCCCGCAACCGGGTTGAGATCGTTCTCTCGTTGCCCCATGTCACGCCAAGGATGACCGACCGGCAGAGAGGAGAAGGTGTATTCGCAAAAGTGATAGGGGCGATGAAACGGCTCAATGCATTGGGCTATGGCGAGCCGGGCAGCAGTCTTCTGCTCGACATTGTCCATAATCCCACCGGGGCGTACCTTCCCGGCTCCCAGGCCAGCCTTGAATCACTCTACAGGCAGAGTCTCCGCGAGCGTTACGGGGTAAGCTTCACCCGTCTATTCTGCATCACAAACATGCCTGTCGGCCGTTACCTGGACTATCTTGTCAGGACAGACAACTACAATGAGTACATGAGCAGCCTGATCAAGGCCTTCAACGTGGCTGCGCTGGAGAGAGTCATGTGCAAATCAACTCTGTCAGTCGGCTGGGATGGGAGTCTCTATGACTGCGATTTTAACCAGGTGCTGGGCCTGACCGTCAATCATGGTGCGCCCCCTCACATCTCCTCATTCGACATGAGCCTGCTCGCGTCAAGACGAATCGTTGTGGGTGACCACTGTTACGGCTGCACAGCCGGTTCAGGCAGTTCCTGCCAGGGGCAAACAGCCTGA